A region of Carassius auratus strain Wakin chromosome 41, ASM336829v1, whole genome shotgun sequence DNA encodes the following proteins:
- the LOC113059644 gene encoding pro-neuropeptide Y-like, translated as MTSNRLQSTRTPEIQESCSQERVCHQSNMPSHQLVFVVIVVMWIVTVTDSYPYTPDTAIPAEDMTRYYTALRHYIKLITRQRFGKRSSPEPMFMSQLLRGTQESIPDSTYDEADTEPDKIRLKEISNW; from the exons ATGACGAGCAATCGCCTTCAGTCCACCAGGACACCTGAGATCCAGGAGAGCTGCTCACAAGAAAGAGTGTGTCATCAGAGCAAC aTGCCCTCTCATCAGCTGGTGTTCGTGGTCATTGTTGTGATGTGGATTGTGACGGTCACAGATTCATATCCATACACACCAGACACAGCCATCCCTGCAGAGGACATGACCAGATACTATACTGCACTACGACACTATATCAAGCTCATCACACGACAAAG GTTTGGGAAAAGAAGCAGTCCTGAGCCCATGTTCATGAGTCAGCTGTTGAGAGGGACACAAGAAAGCATTCCTGACTCAACATATGATGAAGCAGACACTGAACCTGACAAGATCAG ATTAAAGGAAATATCCAATTGGTAA